One window of the Pleurocapsa minor HA4230-MV1 genome contains the following:
- a CDS encoding ATP-sensitive inward rectifier potassium channel 10, producing the protein MLPPFNPRRSKHFINDPCQVKNSKTKLKINFNNGRFEILDAYRWQSHWREPYYLMLMIPWWGFFILTAIAYVIINAIFAVGYLLGGDCIASSEPGSFSAAFFFSVQTIASIGYGVMNPTTTYANILVTIEALIGTVGIALMAGLAFAKFSQPTARVMFSKAAVITDYNGVPTLMLRAANRRHNQILEAQVRVYLMRDEISSEGEFMRRFYLLKLVRDRTPRFTLSWTIMHPIDETSPLWQASPESLANTRSMLAISLNGIDETVYHSLHVPHTYGANDILWNHRFIDIFHQTSQGIQYIDFKYFHEVESLDVD; encoded by the coding sequence ATGTTACCTCCCTTCAATCCTAGACGTAGTAAACATTTCATCAACGATCCTTGTCAAGTTAAAAATAGTAAGACTAAGCTCAAAATTAATTTTAATAATGGACGCTTTGAAATTCTTGATGCTTATAGGTGGCAGAGTCATTGGCGAGAACCATATTACCTAATGTTAATGATCCCTTGGTGGGGATTTTTTATCTTAACTGCGATCGCTTATGTAATTATTAACGCGATTTTTGCTGTCGGTTATTTACTGGGAGGAGATTGTATTGCTAGTTCTGAACCTGGCTCTTTTAGTGCTGCCTTTTTCTTTAGTGTCCAGACTATAGCTTCGATTGGTTATGGGGTAATGAACCCGACTACTACCTACGCCAATATTTTAGTAACTATAGAAGCTTTGATCGGTACTGTTGGCATTGCCTTAATGGCAGGTTTGGCATTTGCTAAGTTTTCACAGCCGACAGCACGAGTGATGTTTAGTAAAGCAGCGGTGATTACTGACTACAATGGTGTACCGACTTTGATGCTGAGAGCTGCCAACCGACGGCACAATCAAATTTTAGAAGCGCAAGTACGAGTTTATCTGATGCGAGATGAAATCAGTAGCGAAGGGGAATTTATGCGCCGATTTTATTTACTAAAATTAGTACGCGATCGCACTCCCAGATTTACTCTAAGCTGGACTATTATGCATCCGATTGATGAAACTAGTCCTTTATGGCAAGCTAGTCCTGAATCTTTAGCTAATACTAGATCGATGTTAGCTATCTCCTTAAATGGCATTGACGAAACTGTCTATCATTCTCTTCATGTACCCCATACTTATGGTGCTAATGATATTCTCTGGAATCATCGCTTTATTGATATTTTTCATCAAACCTCTCAAGGGATTCAGTACATAGATTTCAAATATTTCCATGAGGTAGAATCGCTTGATGTCGATTAG
- a CDS encoding argonaute PAZ domain-containing protein, with protein sequence MTKYTPQVFLNKFPVKKLSNSEKTVQVYSYIFNPSPEPGKEYSAINQIPWKIRTPGVRFKSTIITKQLISAEYLKQDNWTLKYQGTQLLNLDISYEREALEQLERKWLERELRSKFARNRVDRASQGGLIWWDAENIILQDLGWEVHTGVSLNIELHYSGVIFLEIDLHHRFYSSWTLEEWLQNYREIPISWVRNTYDDRSWKFIRISDEDPETTMIPNLGSLANYHRNLDKNKATEKEIQAARVVYVGSKGKELTHLSTRLRPSITMEILSDLQERGSSEAAKVFKQVKKTIQQRFDKSKETAQWLSKNIYNSDRPTKPQTTKGIVLRKREPLLLTKSKKVYRTINSLDEGCFRTGEQQFGCLDLTENGKWSEFIKDKLEYVARKSDVDIVLESAKNKHDLPDGAFTRKQFWQDWADRGTQTILVVSPWLQNYEKIQLEKEALEANIALQFMQPMFKEEKYRLANIILGLLLKAKWQPVGLEPLQDDYAAEIVIGFDAGTNGNLYYGTSAFAILANGQSLGWELPEAQPGEKISSAAIIRTVTNIITRFQSIENRLPRRILLLRDGIVQCEEFDDVVAALLANQIAVDLLGVRKSGAGRMAILPDKSEFLIDALPGTATLSTDDKTFCIVTSEAKAGGSTRPLKVVRDFGDAPLETLAKQIDRLSMLNPASAYAYSRLPYVIHFADKMAKSIQRIGELGILHGIDRQKNFFV encoded by the coding sequence ATGACAAAATATACTCCTCAAGTTTTTCTTAATAAATTTCCTGTCAAAAAACTAAGTAATAGCGAAAAAACAGTACAGGTTTATAGTTATATATTCAATCCATCCCCAGAACCAGGAAAAGAATATTCGGCAATTAATCAAATACCTTGGAAGATAAGAACGCCAGGAGTAAGATTTAAGTCGACAATTATTACCAAGCAACTGATATCAGCAGAATATTTAAAACAAGACAATTGGACGTTAAAATATCAAGGTACGCAACTATTAAATTTAGATATTTCTTATGAAAGAGAAGCTTTAGAACAATTAGAAAGAAAATGGTTGGAACGAGAATTAAGATCTAAATTTGCTAGAAATAGAGTCGATCGTGCTTCCCAAGGAGGATTAATTTGGTGGGATGCAGAAAACATTATTTTGCAAGATCTAGGTTGGGAAGTTCACACAGGGGTTAGTTTAAATATTGAGCTTCATTATTCGGGAGTTATTTTTTTAGAAATCGATCTTCACCATCGTTTTTATAGTTCTTGGACATTAGAGGAATGGTTACAAAACTATAGAGAGATACCAATTAGTTGGGTTCGCAATACTTATGACGATCGCTCCTGGAAATTTATTCGTATTAGTGATGAAGATCCAGAAACTACGATGATTCCTAATTTAGGAAGTTTGGCAAATTATCATCGAAATTTAGACAAAAATAAAGCAACAGAAAAGGAAATTCAAGCTGCTCGTGTGGTATATGTTGGTAGTAAAGGCAAAGAACTGACCCATTTATCTACTAGACTTAGACCCAGTATAACAATGGAGATTTTGAGCGATTTACAAGAGCGAGGTTCGTCAGAAGCAGCTAAAGTATTTAAACAAGTAAAAAAAACAATTCAACAACGTTTCGATAAATCAAAAGAAACTGCTCAATGGTTGAGTAAAAATATTTATAATTCGGATCGGCCAACTAAGCCTCAAACAACTAAGGGAATTGTTCTCAGAAAAAGAGAGCCTTTACTACTAACTAAATCTAAAAAAGTTTATCGAACAATAAATAGTTTAGATGAAGGTTGTTTTCGTACAGGAGAACAACAATTTGGCTGTTTAGATTTAACAGAAAATGGTAAATGGTCAGAATTTATTAAAGATAAACTAGAATATGTGGCGAGAAAAAGTGATGTAGATATCGTATTAGAATCAGCCAAGAATAAGCATGATTTACCTGATGGAGCGTTTACCCGCAAACAGTTTTGGCAAGATTGGGCAGATCGAGGAACTCAAACTATTTTAGTCGTTAGTCCTTGGTTACAAAATTATGAAAAAATACAACTAGAAAAAGAAGCCTTAGAAGCTAATATTGCGCTTCAGTTTATGCAGCCGATGTTTAAGGAAGAAAAATATCGACTGGCTAATATTATCTTGGGTTTATTACTTAAAGCAAAATGGCAACCAGTTGGCTTAGAACCTTTACAAGATGACTATGCAGCAGAAATAGTGATTGGTTTTGATGCGGGGACAAATGGAAATCTTTATTATGGTACGAGTGCTTTTGCTATTTTGGCTAACGGACAAAGTTTAGGTTGGGAACTTCCAGAAGCACAACCTGGAGAAAAAATAAGTTCAGCAGCAATTATACGCACTGTTACGAACATTATTACCAGATTTCAAAGCATAGAAAATAGACTTCCTCGCCGTATATTACTACTTCGAGATGGCATAGTACAATGCGAGGAATTTGACGATGTAGTAGCAGCTTTATTAGCTAATCAGATCGCTGTCGATCTTTTAGGTGTTAGAAAAAGTGGTGCGGGAAGAATGGCAATATTACCAGATAAATCTGAATTTTTAATCGATGCTTTGCCAGGAACAGCAACACTTTCAACTGATGATAAAACGTTTTGTATTGTAACCTCTGAAGCAAAAGCAGGAGGCAGCACACGCCCTTTAAAAGTAGTAAGAGATTTCGGCGATGCACCTTTAGAAACATTAGCCAAACAAATCGATCGCCTGAGTATGCTCAATCCAGCTAGTGCTTATGCTTATAGTCGCTTACCCTATGTCATTCATTTTGCTGACAAAATGGCAAAAAGTATTCAACGTATTGGTGAATTAGGTATTTTACATGGAATAGATCGGCAAAAAAATTTCTTTGTTTAA
- a CDS encoding VOC family protein, which translates to MAVKFKHIMLMVKNIPATVKFYSEGLGLKVITSSPGWAELDADGTTIALHAASENGQSGSSPILSFHVDDVYATIATLEEGGATLEGNVREPSFGKVAAMRTPDGSIISLLQPNAVSTSSH; encoded by the coding sequence ATGGCAGTTAAATTTAAGCATATTATGCTTATGGTTAAAAATATTCCAGCTACAGTAAAATTCTATAGTGAAGGACTGGGACTTAAAGTAATTACGTCAAGCCCAGGATGGGCAGAGTTAGACGCAGATGGTACGACGATTGCCCTCCACGCTGCCTCAGAGAATGGCCAATCAGGAAGCTCTCCTATTTTGAGTTTCCATGTGGATGATGTTTATGCGACCATTGCTACTCTTGAAGAGGGAGGTGCAACTTTAGAAGGAAATGTTAGAGAGCCTTCTTTTGGTAAGGTAGCAGCAATGCGTACTCCAGATGGAAGTATTATTAGCTTGCTACAACCTAATGCGGTTTCAACTTCATCCCACTGA
- a CDS encoding type II toxin-antitoxin system PemK/MazF family toxin, producing the protein MKNIQRGEILKINLNPTQGREQQGEARPCLVLSNNKFNQRRNGIVIVSPITNTIKPEIKTLIQLPPGLKVTGSIVAEQVRTLDLNKRWWKTMEITLEKNFVDFVTHVVSQIISG; encoded by the coding sequence TTGAAAAATATTCAAAGGGGAGAGATTCTCAAGATTAACCTAAACCCAACACAAGGAAGAGAGCAACAGGGAGAAGCTAGACCTTGTTTGGTTCTAAGTAATAATAAATTCAATCAACGTCGAAATGGAATAGTTATTGTTTCGCCGATAACTAATACAATCAAACCTGAGATTAAAACTTTGATTCAACTTCCACCTGGATTAAAAGTAACTGGTTCGATAGTAGCAGAACAAGTCCGAACTCTAGATCTTAACAAGCGATGGTGGAAAACTATGGAGATTACATTGGAAAAGAATTTTGTCGATTTCGTTACTCACGTCGTGAGTCAAATAATATCTGGTTGA
- a CDS encoding AbrB/MazE/SpoVT family DNA-binding domain-containing protein, with protein sequence MVVDLRKWGNSIGLRIPAQVAEILNMKENSSVSLNIDGDRLIVEKVVSLPSLDEILDSIPQNFSYPEDITEFVDTESVGEEQL encoded by the coding sequence ATTGTAGTCGATCTCAGAAAATGGGGTAACAGCATTGGCTTGAGGATACCTGCTCAAGTTGCAGAAATTCTTAATATGAAAGAAAATTCCTCAGTCAGTTTGAATATAGATGGCGATCGTTTAATTGTTGAAAAAGTGGTTTCTTTACCTAGTTTAGATGAAATATTAGATAGTATTCCCCAAAATTTTAGTTACCCAGAAGACATTACTGAGTTTGTCGATACCGAGTCAGTCGGAGAAGAACAACTTTGA
- a CDS encoding P-II family nitrogen regulator, with protein MKKVEAIIHSYKLDDVKNSLISAGVIGMSISEVKAFGHKKGMTTRYRGTEHKVDLTTKIKLVVIIEDEIVDLVVQQISLAARTGEIGDGKIFVSDVNETIRIRTKETGVSAI; from the coding sequence TTGAAAAAAGTTGAAGCGATTATTCATTCTTATAAACTTGATGATGTTAAAAATAGCCTAATTTCAGCAGGAGTGATCGGCATGTCAATCTCCGAAGTTAAAGCTTTTGGACATAAGAAAGGGATGACAACTCGTTATCGAGGTACGGAACATAAAGTTGATTTGACGACCAAGATCAAATTAGTAGTCATTATTGAAGATGAAATAGTAGATCTAGTAGTGCAGCAAATATCTCTAGCTGCTCGCACTGGAGAAATTGGTGATGGTAAGATTTTTGTCTCAGATGTTAATGAAACAATTAGAATTAGAACCAAAGAAACAGGGGTGAGCGCAATTTAA
- a CDS encoding sterol desaturase: MFFAKTIVIAWLLLLVGDFLSTFVYHVPEHVFGKFHTLVHHGKNRNFIHYAVLSRNPLVILDGLLGALPYFIFTPLTWNISPAGTILALIMGELHVIWRHVSIINWQTPKAIAFCCRILFITTPERHLQHHQNAQLAYGDIFTFYHAPAIAWMQFLLNLKQKYRQLPNSQSD; encoded by the coding sequence ATGTTTTTTGCCAAAACTATTGTCATTGCTTGGTTATTATTACTCGTTGGTGATTTTTTATCTACTTTTGTTTATCATGTTCCAGAACACGTTTTTGGTAAATTTCATACCTTAGTTCATCATGGTAAGAACCGTAACTTTATTCATTATGCAGTTTTAAGTCGTAACCCTTTAGTAATTTTAGATGGCTTGTTAGGAGCTTTACCTTACTTTATTTTTACTCCTCTAACGTGGAATATTTCACCAGCAGGAACTATTTTGGCTTTAATTATGGGAGAGTTACACGTAATTTGGCGACATGTTTCTATTATTAACTGGCAGACTCCCAAAGCGATCGCCTTTTGTTGCCGAATACTATTTATCACCACACCAGAAAGACATCTGCAACATCATCAAAATGCTCAATTAGCCTATGGTGATATTTTTACTTTCTATCATGCTCCTGCGATCGCCTGGATGCAGTTTTTGTTAAATTTAAAGCAGAAATATCGCCAGCTCCCCAACAGTCAATCAGATTGA
- a CDS encoding Crp/Fnr family transcriptional regulator translates to MLLSQTTSSNLKARETELLLQQYRRGDEISVLNSEIWQVYRGVVQLSRIQQDGREVISGWVTANGVFGNIADHASVYRAVALGDVYAKRYFAHDVVRYPMLARQLLAQFSDRLLQSQQLLTIIATTKVEDRLRDLLLLLKQEIGQSVENGIRLPVRFTHQHLAEAIHTTRVTVTRILGDFQEQNLVYFDGDRHMIIQG, encoded by the coding sequence ATGTTATTGAGTCAGACAACCAGCTCCAACTTGAAAGCAAGAGAAACAGAATTGCTCTTACAGCAATATCGTAGAGGAGATGAAATTTCTGTGTTAAATTCAGAAATATGGCAAGTCTACCGTGGCGTAGTGCAGTTGAGCAGGATTCAGCAAGACGGGCGGGAAGTAATCTCTGGCTGGGTTACGGCAAATGGAGTTTTTGGAAATATAGCCGATCACGCCTCAGTTTATCGGGCTGTTGCTCTGGGGGATGTTTATGCCAAACGCTACTTTGCCCATGATGTTGTCAGATATCCAATGCTAGCAAGGCAGTTACTCGCACAGTTTAGCGATCGCCTACTCCAATCTCAACAACTATTAACAATTATCGCCACCACTAAAGTTGAAGATCGCTTAAGAGATTTACTGTTACTGCTCAAACAAGAGATAGGACAATCGGTTGAAAACGGTATTCGTTTGCCAGTCAGGTTTACTCATCAGCATCTGGCAGAAGCTATTCACACTACTAGAGTAACGGTTACCAGAATACTAGGGGATTTTCAAGAGCAGAATTTGGTTTATTTTGATGGCGATCGCCATATGATCATTCAAGGTTGA
- the surE gene encoding 5'/3'-nucleotidase SurE — MSNILISNDDGIFALGVRTLANTLAQAGHQVTVVCPDRERSATGHGLTLHQPIRAQEVDSVFEESVVAWSCSGTPADCVKFALSAVLPTRPDFVYSGINHGPNLGTDVLYSGTVSAAMEGVLEGIPSVAFSLASFSAFEFQPAADFALKLLPQLANNYPKPPLLSVNIPPLATAEIAGVLVTRQGLRRYIEKFERRLDPRGKSYYWLEGEIVEDIEQPEDLNLPPHILTDVQAIRDRYITITPLQYNLTDATVLKHLYQQEFFNQY, encoded by the coding sequence ATGAGCAATATCTTGATTAGTAACGATGACGGTATTTTTGCTTTAGGAGTCCGTACTTTAGCCAATACTCTTGCTCAAGCTGGTCATCAGGTAACGGTGGTATGTCCAGATCGTGAGCGTTCGGCGACAGGACATGGTTTAACGCTGCATCAGCCAATTAGAGCCCAAGAAGTTGATTCAGTGTTTGAAGAATCTGTAGTTGCCTGGTCATGTTCGGGGACTCCTGCCGACTGTGTAAAGTTTGCTCTCAGCGCAGTTTTGCCAACCCGTCCCGATTTTGTTTATTCGGGAATTAATCATGGCCCAAATCTAGGTACGGACGTTTTATATTCAGGTACGGTATCCGCAGCGATGGAAGGAGTTCTAGAAGGTATTCCTAGTGTGGCATTTAGTTTAGCCAGCTTTTCCGCTTTCGAGTTTCAGCCTGCTGCTGATTTTGCCTTAAAGTTATTACCTCAGTTGGCTAATAATTATCCTAAACCCCCCTTACTCAGCGTTAATATTCCGCCACTTGCAACTGCTGAAATAGCTGGGGTATTAGTTACCCGTCAAGGTTTGCGTCGCTATATCGAAAAGTTTGAGCGGCGCTTAGATCCCCGTGGCAAAAGTTATTATTGGTTGGAAGGAGAAATAGTTGAAGATATCGAACAGCCAGAAGATCTTAATCTCCCACCGCATATATTAACTGATGTGCAGGCAATTCGCGATCGCTATATTACGATTACTCCCTTGCAATATAATCTAACGGATGCAACTGTGCTGAAGCATCTTTATCAGCAAGAGTTTTTTAATCAATATTAA
- a CDS encoding caspase family protein yields the protein MTHNLYALLVGIDNYTPPIPSLQGCKNDIKAIDTYLQTQIGGEWTLKPPKILLDRQATRQAIIDGFQQYLTQAESEDIALFYYSGHGGQEKAPQEFWNLEPDRLDETLVCYDSRTPGNHDLADKELRYLLTQIAEKNPRVIVILDCCHSGSGTRNIPQGVRLAPEDTRDRDLSSFVFARDVTFNNLLFASEFELPKGKHILLAACRDFQYAMEYHGDDGETRGAFSYFLLKSLAQTNGGLSYLDLARNIEALIKGNVRDQVPQVEATNPEDLKELFLGNAIPERPFYFTLNYNTHSDDRGWEIDGGVIQGIPQSTSSDETTLLAIFPVGSNPDDLQQVNRAIGEAKVTKVLTQKSKVEITQGLENLQEDRSYWAVITSLPLKPLKVYIEGNKNDMALAQKVLEIANLTQNSLYVKPVTELADADLHLLVRDRQYWITQAERPLVAPIDNATEAIQALEAIARWRNILNLKSPQRSQIKSSDVEMEINLIGYEGEDGEIKSEPESDRSLTTASELRLEYKYEDGEWKKPVIQIKLLNHSNQNLYANVIDLAEDYSVSVPFFDERSSVVLPVQTVEEAGIANGFDDIVLSIPDEFLAQGITEYKDVFKLIVSKTDFNASLLEQDGLEPPNRGTRGAEPESSLDRLMDRIYSRNAGRSGRRYDDWITKEIAVTIVKPRDAEQLQGDRSARLLNGLVEVQPHPSLQAKVTLTTVSQTTRDIGNLITPPALWDEAGVIEPFQFTSSRGSDPGLSAIELFEVNNFHSVTKDTPLTLLVDRPLATDEYLLPVSYDGEFSLPLGHGVKQDDRIEITLERLPQPTTSGRSLGGSIKIFFKKLRHQKLGHTYEYPILATAEVEQIDNKFQVIYEKDSTAVKQKVASAQKIVLYIHGIIGDTESMVSSVRQAKVEVNGQLHPLREAYDLVLTFDYENLDTTIQENARLLKQRLESVGLAANHGKQLHIVAHSMGGLVSRWFIEREGGNKIVQHLVMLGTPNAGSPWSTVQDMAFALLGMGLNQISGMVLPAKIVADLAAKSLQFVEKIDNALDQMQPNSEFLKAIALNQDPQVPYTIIAGDRSTRLQQQSNRLRRLMAKLFTPTINHVIDGLVFGSEPNDIAVSLDSIKSVSSDRSPQAKVLPNVACDHLTYFTTEAGLNALTNALK from the coding sequence ATGACTCACAATCTATATGCACTGCTAGTAGGGATCGATAACTATACTCCTCCTATACCTTCCTTACAAGGTTGTAAAAACGACATTAAAGCCATAGACACCTATCTGCAAACTCAAATTGGCGGAGAATGGACGCTAAAACCACCCAAAATACTTTTAGATCGACAAGCTACTCGTCAGGCAATTATTGATGGTTTTCAACAATACCTAACTCAAGCAGAGAGTGAAGATATCGCCCTATTCTATTATTCAGGACATGGAGGTCAAGAAAAAGCTCCTCAAGAATTCTGGAATCTAGAACCAGACCGCTTAGATGAAACCTTAGTTTGTTACGATAGCCGTACCCCAGGAAATCATGACTTAGCCGACAAAGAATTAAGATATTTACTGACTCAAATAGCAGAGAAAAATCCCCGTGTCATTGTAATTCTCGATTGCTGTCATTCTGGTTCGGGAACTCGCAATATACCCCAAGGAGTACGTCTTGCTCCTGAAGACACGAGAGATCGCGATCTGTCTAGCTTTGTCTTTGCTAGAGATGTAACTTTTAATAATCTTTTATTCGCTTCTGAATTTGAATTGCCCAAGGGAAAACATATTCTTTTAGCAGCTTGTCGTGACTTTCAATATGCGATGGAATATCACGGAGACGATGGTGAAACCAGAGGAGCTTTTTCTTATTTTCTGCTTAAAAGTTTAGCGCAAACTAATGGCGGTTTATCTTATCTAGATTTAGCCAGAAATATCGAAGCTTTGATTAAAGGAAATGTTCGAGATCAAGTACCTCAAGTTGAAGCAACTAACCCAGAAGATTTAAAAGAATTGTTTTTAGGAAATGCAATACCAGAACGTCCTTTTTACTTCACTTTAAACTACAATACACACTCTGACGATCGAGGTTGGGAAATTGATGGTGGAGTAATACAGGGCATTCCTCAATCTACTTCTTCCGATGAAACTACTTTACTTGCCATCTTCCCAGTGGGAAGCAATCCCGATGATTTACAACAAGTAAATCGAGCTATTGGGGAAGCTAAGGTTACTAAAGTTTTGACTCAAAAAAGCAAAGTAGAAATTACTCAGGGTTTAGAAAATCTGCAAGAAGATCGAAGTTATTGGGCAGTTATTACCAGTTTGCCTCTGAAACCTTTAAAAGTTTATATTGAGGGCAACAAAAATGACATGGCATTGGCACAAAAAGTTTTAGAAATAGCCAATTTAACTCAAAATTCTTTGTATGTAAAACCAGTAACCGAACTTGCAGATGCCGATCTTCATTTGTTAGTTCGAGATAGACAATATTGGATTACACAAGCCGAACGTCCTCTTGTCGCTCCCATTGATAATGCCACTGAAGCCATACAAGCGTTAGAAGCGATCGCTCGTTGGCGTAATATTCTCAACTTAAAAAGTCCTCAACGCAGTCAAATTAAATCTTCTGATGTGGAGATGGAAATTAATCTCATCGGTTATGAGGGAGAAGATGGAGAAATTAAAAGCGAACCAGAATCGGATCGATCGTTAACGACAGCTTCCGAATTGCGCCTAGAGTACAAGTATGAAGATGGAGAATGGAAAAAGCCAGTTATCCAAATTAAATTACTCAATCACAGCAACCAGAATTTATATGCCAATGTCATCGATTTAGCAGAAGATTATTCTGTTTCAGTTCCTTTCTTTGACGAAAGAAGTAGTGTGGTACTTCCAGTTCAAACAGTAGAGGAAGCAGGAATTGCCAATGGATTTGATGATATTGTCCTTTCAATTCCAGATGAGTTTTTAGCACAAGGGATTACTGAATATAAGGATGTTTTCAAACTAATTGTCAGTAAAACTGATTTTAATGCCAGTTTACTCGAACAAGATGGGCTAGAACCTCCAAACAGAGGAACGCGAGGCGCAGAACCAGAAAGTAGTCTCGATCGCTTGATGGATCGCATCTATAGCCGTAATGCAGGTCGTTCTGGCAGAAGATACGACGATTGGATTACTAAAGAAATAGCAGTGACTATTGTTAAGCCAAGAGATGCCGAACAGTTGCAAGGCGATCGCTCTGCTCGACTGTTAAATGGTTTGGTTGAAGTGCAACCCCACCCTAGTTTACAAGCAAAAGTAACTTTAACCACTGTTTCCCAAACAACGCGAGATATTGGCAATCTAATTACACCACCTGCACTATGGGATGAAGCAGGAGTGATCGAACCTTTTCAATTTACTTCCAGTCGCGGTAGCGATCCAGGCTTGAGTGCTATAGAACTATTTGAAGTTAACAATTTTCACTCAGTCACTAAAGATACACCTTTAACTTTACTGGTCGATCGACCCTTAGCAACAGATGAATATCTTTTACCTGTAAGTTATGACGGTGAGTTTTCCCTACCTCTCGGTCATGGAGTCAAACAAGACGATCGAATAGAAATTACTCTAGAACGCCTACCTCAACCAACTACAAGTGGTCGTAGCTTGGGCGGTTCGATCAAAATTTTCTTCAAAAAACTTCGTCATCAAAAGCTAGGTCATACTTACGAGTATCCCATCCTTGCAACAGCCGAAGTAGAGCAAATAGACAATAAGTTTCAAGTTATTTACGAAAAAGATTCAACAGCAGTCAAACAAAAAGTTGCTTCCGCTCAAAAAATTGTCCTCTATATTCACGGTATTATTGGCGACACCGAAAGTATGGTTAGCAGCGTTCGACAAGCAAAAGTAGAAGTAAACGGTCAATTACATCCGTTGCGGGAAGCTTATGACCTCGTGTTAACTTTCGATTACGAAAATTTGGACACAACCATTCAAGAAAATGCACGATTACTCAAACAACGGTTGGAATCTGTTGGTTTGGCAGCAAATCATGGTAAGCAGTTACATATTGTCGCTCACTCAATGGGAGGATTAGTTTCGCGCTGGTTTATCGAACGAGAAGGCGGAAATAAAATAGTTCAACATTTGGTGATGTTGGGAACTCCTAATGCTGGTTCTCCTTGGTCAACAGTTCAGGACATGGCTTTTGCCTTACTAGGAATGGGTTTAAATCAAATATCTGGGATGGTATTACCTGCGAAAATTGTCGCCGATTTAGCGGCTAAATCCTTACAATTCGTCGAAAAAATCGATAATGCTCTCGATCAAATGCAACCCAATTCGGAATTTTTAAAAGCGATCGCACTTAACCAAGATCCTCAAGTTCCTTACACTATTATCGCTGGCGATCGCTCTACTCGACTGCAACAACAATCAAACCGCTTACGGCGCTTAATGGCAAAACTATTTACGCCAACTATTAATCATGTGATTGATGGTTTGGTGTTTGGGAGTGAACCTAACGATATTGCGGTGAGTCTTGACAGTATCAAAAGTGTTAGTAGCGATCGATCGCCTCAAGCAAAAGTTCTACCAAATGTAGCTTGCGATCATCTAACCTACTTTACTACTGAAGCGGGTTTGAACGCATTAACGAACGCTCTTAAATAG